The following are from one region of the Segatella oris genome:
- a CDS encoding TetR/AcrR family transcriptional regulator, with protein sequence MQKLKDDIRLRIVAVAREEFIAHGARSTSIRTVARRAGIAAGNVYNYFRSKDELFCEVLRPLLNELNRYILSHNEERHLSIEVFDALDFQNEYIGAMKRMVRLYRPELRLLLFNAEGTSLTGYKERIVKHQMKVGSEYLRLMKARYPHINIDISPFFLHIASSMWVNIFCELVEHEDYDESEVNRALEQYAAYSMAGWRELMKP encoded by the coding sequence ATGCAGAAACTGAAAGACGACATTCGGCTGCGTATCGTTGCCGTGGCGCGAGAGGAGTTCATCGCTCACGGCGCACGCAGCACGTCTATCCGCACAGTGGCGCGGCGTGCGGGCATTGCTGCTGGCAACGTATACAACTACTTCCGCAGCAAGGACGAGCTGTTCTGTGAGGTGCTGCGGCCGCTGCTCAACGAGCTGAACCGCTACATTCTGTCGCACAACGAAGAGCGGCACCTAAGCATCGAGGTGTTCGACGCACTCGATTTCCAGAACGAATACATCGGCGCAATGAAACGAATGGTGAGGCTTTACCGCCCCGAGCTTCGGCTGTTGCTGTTCAATGCCGAGGGCACATCGCTTACTGGGTACAAGGAAAGGATAGTTAAGCACCAAATGAAAGTTGGTTCGGAATACCTGCGACTGATGAAAGCGCGCTATCCGCACATCAACATTGACATCTCGCCCTTCTTCCTGCACATTGCGAGTTCTATGTGGGTGAACATCTTCTGCGAACTTGTGGAGCACGAGGACTACGACGAAAGCGAGGTGAACCGTGCACTCGAGCAGTATGCCGCTTACAGTATGGCAGGGTGGAGAGAGCTGATGAAACCGTAG
- a CDS encoding ABC transporter ATP-binding protein, translating to MIKILKRLGRYMGGRKPLLPCSVVLSAVNGLLSLVPFIFLWLVVRTLLTADGNLANTPVWDYAIAAFAVSVANILLYFSALMLSHLSAFRIETNMRRTAMERLMRIPLGFFDTQNTGCMRKIIDEDSSQTHTFVAHILPDVAGSVVAPIGIIVLLLAVDWQLGIAAMVPIVCAFGIMGYMMNPKNNDFQRMYLDAQEKMSAEAVEYVRGIPVVKVFQQTVFSFKRFHDSIINYRDLVIRYTLLWRTPMSTYTIVINAFAFLLVPMGIILIGHGGETTIIVSDMVLYVLIAPIIAANVMKAMHLSQNLFLANEAVDRLEKLTATPPLPESSEPNKVGTFDVSLHNVSFRYEAAEHDAVSHIDLDIPQGKIVALVGASGSGKTTIARLIPRFWDVREGILKIGGMDVRHMDKATLMRNVSFVFQNTRLFKTSILENIRYGNPDATIEQVNHAIDLSQSREIIERQPQGLNTVIGAEGTYLSGGEQQRIVLARAILKDAPIVVLDEATAFADPENEHLIRKAFAHLTCGKTVLMIAHRLTTVQDADNIVVVDKGRIAEQGTHQQLMEQATLYYRMWNEYQKSVAWKL from the coding sequence ATGATAAAAATACTGAAACGCTTAGGACGTTACATGGGAGGGCGCAAGCCATTGCTGCCCTGCTCGGTTGTGCTGTCGGCAGTGAACGGACTGCTGTCGCTCGTACCCTTTATTTTCCTATGGTTGGTAGTGCGCACGCTGCTCACTGCCGATGGAAACCTTGCCAATACGCCCGTATGGGACTATGCCATTGCGGCGTTCGCAGTGTCAGTGGCGAATATTTTGCTCTATTTTTCCGCCCTCATGCTCTCACATCTTTCCGCTTTCCGCATCGAAACCAATATGCGGCGCACTGCAATGGAACGGCTGATGCGTATTCCGTTGGGCTTTTTCGACACGCAGAACACGGGGTGCATGCGCAAGATAATAGATGAAGATTCGAGTCAGACCCACACTTTCGTAGCACACATACTGCCCGATGTGGCAGGTAGCGTGGTGGCTCCGATAGGCATTATAGTTCTTCTGCTTGCCGTAGACTGGCAGTTGGGCATTGCCGCAATGGTACCGATAGTGTGCGCCTTCGGCATCATGGGCTACATGATGAACCCAAAGAACAACGATTTCCAGCGTATGTACCTCGACGCACAAGAGAAAATGAGTGCTGAAGCCGTAGAATACGTGCGCGGAATACCCGTCGTGAAGGTTTTCCAACAGACGGTATTCTCATTCAAACGCTTTCACGATAGCATCATCAACTACCGCGACCTTGTCATCAGGTACACCCTTCTGTGGCGTACCCCCATGTCTACCTACACCATAGTTATCAATGCTTTCGCTTTTCTGCTTGTACCAATGGGCATCATACTGATAGGGCACGGCGGCGAAACTACCATCATAGTTTCCGATATGGTACTGTATGTGCTCATCGCACCCATCATTGCAGCCAACGTGATGAAAGCCATGCACCTCAGTCAGAACCTTTTTCTGGCAAACGAAGCAGTAGATCGATTGGAGAAACTCACCGCCACACCGCCGCTTCCTGAAAGTTCCGAGCCCAATAAAGTGGGAACCTTCGATGTCAGCCTGCACAATGTGTCGTTCCGATACGAAGCGGCGGAGCACGATGCCGTAAGCCACATCGACCTTGACATACCACAAGGCAAGATCGTTGCGCTGGTGGGAGCATCTGGAAGCGGCAAGACAACCATCGCAAGGCTCATTCCACGCTTCTGGGATGTGCGCGAAGGCATTTTGAAAATAGGAGGTATGGACGTTCGACACATGGATAAGGCAACGTTGATGCGCAATGTGTCGTTCGTATTTCAGAACACCCGACTGTTCAAGACCTCCATCTTAGAGAACATACGCTACGGCAATCCCGATGCAACCATCGAGCAGGTGAACCACGCCATAGACCTCTCGCAGAGTCGGGAAATCATCGAGCGGCAGCCACAGGGACTGAACACTGTGATAGGAGCAGAGGGAACATACCTCTCCGGTGGCGAACAGCAGCGCATAGTGCTTGCTCGTGCTATTCTGAAAGATGCTCCCATCGTGGTGCTCGACGAGGCTACTGCCTTTGCCGACCCTGAAAACGAGCACCTTATCAGGAAAGCCTTTGCCCACCTTACTTGCGGAAAGACTGTGCTCATGATAGCCCACCGACTGACCACCGTGCAAGATGCCGACAACATTGTCGTGGTGGACAAGGGCAGAATAGCCGAACAGGGCACCCACCAACAGCTCATGGAGCAAGCCACATTATATTATAGGATGTGGAACGAATACCAAAAGTCGGTGGCATGGAAACTATAA